Proteins encoded by one window of Sphaerodactylus townsendi isolate TG3544 linkage group LG04, MPM_Stown_v2.3, whole genome shotgun sequence:
- the KCTD21 gene encoding BTB/POZ domain-containing protein KCTD21, whose translation MSEPITLNVGGKLYTTSLSTLTSFPDSMLGAMFSGKMPTKRDSHGNCFIDRDGKVFRYILNFLRTSHLDLPEDFQEMGLLRREADFYQVQPLIEALQEKEVELSKAEKNAMLNITLDQRTQTVHFTVREAPQIYSLSSSNMEVFNAHIFSTSSLFLKLLGSKLYYCFNGNLSSISSYLQDPYHVTLDWVASVEGLPEEEYTRQNLRRLWVLPVKKQINTFQVFVEEVLKIAMSDGFCVDSSHPHTSDFMNNKIIRLIRYK comes from the coding sequence ATGTCGGAGCCCATAACGCTCAACGTCGGTGGGAAGCTGTACACCACTTCGCTGTCAACCTTGACCAGTTTTCCCGACTCCATGCTGGGCGCCATGTTCAGCGGCAAAATGCCGACCAAGAGAGACAGCCACGGAAACTGCTTCATCGACCGAGACGGGAAGGTTTTCCGCTACATCCTCAACTTCCTGAGGACCTCTCACCTGGACCTTCCTGAGGACTTCCAAGAAATGGGCCTCCTTCGGCGGGAAGCCGATTTTTACCAGGTCCAGCCACTGATCGAGGCCTTGCAGGAGAAAGAGGTGGAGCTCTCAAAAGCGGAGAAAAACGCTATGCTCAACATCACCTTGGATCAGAGGACTCAGACGGTTCACTTCACGGTCCGGGAAGCCCCCCAGATCTACAGCCTGTCCTCGTCCAACATGGAAGTGTTCAACGCCCACATCTTCAGCACGTCCAGCTTGTTCTTGAAGCTCCTGGGTTCCAAACTGTACTACTGTTTCAACGGCAACCTGTCGTCTATATCTAGCTACTTGCAGGATCCTTACCACGTGACCTTGGACTGGGTTGCGAGTGTGGAAGGCCTGCCAGAGGAGGAGTACACCAGGCAGAACTTAAGGAGGCTGTGGGTCCTGCCGGTGAAGAAGCAAATCAACACTTTCCAAGTGTTTGTGGAGGAGGTCCTGAAAATCGCCATGAGCGACGGGTTTTGCGTCGACTCCTCTCACCCGCACACCTCGGATTTCATGAATAACAAGATCATCCGACTCATTCGGTACAAGTAG
- the LOC125431245 gene encoding proline-rich receptor-like protein kinase PERK8: MHRITPPPPRVYHEKAKPTSPPSLLTPPPAALPPPPSAANSPALIPYPARPPPLGSRSPSSRSATAGGSAEHYNSQGATRGPGLSAPPPPLPHPSSFILCLCVSPPAAADSEGEEYPCCDMPLKTPATGAGEISTPGEQEKSQQTEGGLKLSPSSKRGKKEDPNDYRPVRLTSIPGKILE, encoded by the exons ATGCATCGgatcacaccccctcccccccgagttTACCACGAAAAGGCGAAA CCAACAAGCCCCCCCTCTCTGCTGACTCCGCCGCCTGCAGCCCTCCCGCCTCCTCCCAGCGCTGCCAACTCCCCAGCG CTGATTCCCTACCCGGCTCGCCCGCCGCCTCTTGGGAGCCGTAGTCCCAGCTCCCGCTCGGCGACCGCGGGCGGGTCGGCCGAGCACTACAACTCCCAGGGAGCAACGCGAGGCCCGGGATTATcggctcccccgccccctttacCCCACCCCAGctcttttattttatgtttgtgtgtttctCCCCCTGCGGCGGCGGACAGCGAAGGGGAAGAG TACCCgtgctgtgacatgcctctaaagacgCCAGctacaggtgcaggtgaaatatC aactcctggagaacaagagaagtcccagcagacagAGGGAGGACTAaagttgtccccatcttcaaaaaggggcaaaaaagaggacccaaacgaTTACCGCCCAGTccgcctgacatcaataccaggaaagattctagagtag